The Oncorhynchus clarkii lewisi isolate Uvic-CL-2024 chromosome 12, UVic_Ocla_1.0, whole genome shotgun sequence genome segment ttaagtgttccctttatttttttgagcagtgtagattGTCAACAGTAGACGTCACAACTAATAACAAGACATGAccaaattagttgtttaaaacactggacagacagacagacagacagacagacagacagacagacaggcagacagacagacagacagacagacaggtaatgAGAGGTAACGTTGATGGCACATACATCATCTACAGGGGTATGGAgttgagatagatagaggactcatctttgtatctgtgccattaaaGCGTCtgtgtgacagcatgggcaggaCCGTTGAGGTACTAAAGTAGTACATGCTAttcttcttcattggctgattgctcccaaACCAtaggaatccccccccccccccccctccagttgacaactttaaaatggtggaagacCTCAATGGCAATggccatgttaaaacaggttaaattaatgatgagtcctctatctatctctatgggctGTCCAGAGACCTGAGTGGCCATGCTGGATACATGCTTGTATTTACATTACATCTGTGTGCAAATACAGGAAACTGAAATATCCCTGTGAGTGTAGAGGGGGCCCAAAGTCCCCAAGTTTCAGCTGGAGCTGATGTATGTTATGCAacagtgtgtacgtgtgtgtgtgatgcatccttgtgtgcgtgcgtgtgtgtgacatAGATACTCAGTGTGCTCTGAGAATGAAATGAGAGCCATTCTGCTTGGAGTTTAGTGTGTAAAGATTCAGAATTATTATACTACTAATTGAAACTTCCCTTAGCAACAAATCCGATGATGTtgtcaataacaacaacaaattcTTCATTTCAGTTTTTCTCTTTTTTGGCAGAGGGCGGATTGAATTAAAAAACTCTGTTGATAAACCATTTacaataataaaataactaaacaaaaacaaaaacatttaaacaaacTGCTTAAATGACTTCATACCGGTTGTGGAGACTGCTCTTCAAAAATCTGTGTTAGAATTATGACCAAATGAAAATACATACTGTGTATTGAATGATTTCTCTTTTTTATACAATACTGTAACATCGTCTTTTTTGCATTTCTACCTAGTCTGTTTTACAGATACGCACCGAGACAAACTGAAAAAAGGTCACTGACATGCAGTTCGCTTGctgagaagaaaaaaagaaaaaaacaatcaCAAACATTATTAACATTTCACATTATAGCTATCTGAAACAGAACAGGaggaaaggaatggaattaaACCATCAGAAATGTCAAAAGGTGCGGGGTTCTTTTATTGGTGTCAGGGGTCAGAGATTGAGGGTCACGACTGCTGGCCGCTCCATTGGCTCTCCATCGGTCGCCGCAGCAGCTCCTCAACGTGTCGCGCCACGTCCATGGTGTCATCCAGGTCAAAGTCACCGTCTGCATCTAACATGGAGTCACTCCTGTCACAACACAGGAACCAGTTAGTAACACAGGGTAtcagacacacacctcacaacacagGAACCAGTTAGTAACATAGGGTATCAGAGACACACCTCACAACACAGGAACCAGTTAGTAACACAGGGTATCAGAGacacacctcacaacacaacacaggaagcAGTTAGTAACACAGGCCATCAGAGACACACCTCACAACACAGGAACCAGTTAGTAACATAGGGTATCAGAGACACACCTCACAACACAGGAACCAGTTAGTAACACAGGGTATCAGAGacacacctcacaacacaacacaggaagcAGTTAGTAACACAGGCCATCAGAGACACACCTCACAACACAGGAACCAGTTAGTAACACAGGGTATCAGAGACACACCTCACAACACAGGAACCAGTTAGTAACACAGGGTATCAGAGacacacctcacaacacaacacaggaaccagttagtaacacagggtatcagaaacacacctcacaacacaggaaccagttagtaacacagggtatcagagacacacctcacaacacaggaaccagttagtaacacagggtatcagagacacacctcacaacacaacAAAGGAACCAGTTAGTAACACAGGGTATCATACACACACCTCCTGCCACAACACAGGAACCAGTTAGTAACACAGGGTATCAGAGACACACACCTCCTGCCACAACACAGGGACCAGTTAGTAACACAGGgtatcagacacacaccacacaacacaggaaCCAGATAGTAACACAgcccatcagacacacacacctcacaacacaggaaccagttagtaacacagggtatcagaaacacacacctcacaacacaggaaccagttagtaacacagggtatcagacacacacacctcacaacacaggaaccagttagtaacacagggtatcagagacacacacctcacaacacaacacaggaaccAGTTAGTAACACAGGGTATCAGAGGCACACCTCACAACACAGGAACCAGTTAGTAACACAGGGTATCAGAGACACACACCTCCTGCCACAACACAGGGACCAGTTAGTAACACAGGGTATCAGACACACACCTCCTGCCACAACACAGGAACCAGTTAGTAACACAGGGTAtcagacacacacctcacaacacaacacaggaaccAGTTAGTAACACAGGGTATCAGATACACACCTCCTGCCACAACACAGGGACCAGTTAGTAACACAGGGTATCAGACACACACCTCCTGCCACAACACAGGAACCAGCTAGTAACACAGGGTATCAGAGACACACACCTCCTGCCACAACACAGGAACCAGTTAGTAGCACAGGGTAtcagacacacacctcacaaaAAACACAGGAACCAGTTAGTAACACAGGGTATCAGAGACACACACCTCCTGCCACAACACAGGGACCAGTTAGTAACACAGGGTATCAGAGACACACACCTCCTGCCACAACACAGGAACCAGTTAGTAGCACAGGGTAtcagacacacacctcacaacacagggaccagttagtaacacaggccatcagacacacacacctcacaacacagGAACCAGTTAGTAACATAGGCCATCAGACACGCACAcctcacactcacacatgcacgcatacaTATGTAATCTATACTCACATAGGCGGGTATATGCCGTAGTTTGGAGGGTGACTGACAACAGGGGAGGCTCCGTGATCCATGTAGGTGGGGTTTGCTGCTGGGTCAGGATTGGTCGTGGTGAACCTGCAGGTccagacaaacagacatacagacacacgcgCACAAGTCAGAGAAAGTCATTCCGAACGCCAGCTTTGTCGGTTACCACGGCAACCTTCATCAACATccctcaccaccacctcctcctcctgctcctcctctgcttCATTAATTACCAGTCCCTTCGAGCAGCAGGATCAGGTTAGGCAGGGTGCTGGGCAGCAGCACCTGGAGTCCTCCCACTGAGAGGCCCACAGACCCTTGGTAACAATAGGGACCCTGCTAACTCATTACCCAGACTGACATTACTAAGTGCAGTGATGAGAGGGACAGAGGCGCCCTCAGGCCCGCAGATGCTGGGCTCTAATTGGTTCCTCCATCTGGAGTGAAGACCTAATGGTTGATCTGCATTCAGGCCACATTGTTAGGTGATTAAATCAGCCCTAtcgccacagagagagagagagacttactcTGGTACCACTTGTTTGATCTGCGGTTTCACGTATCCATCCACTGCTTTGGCTGTAAGAGAGAAAGGCaagggaaggagagacagggagaatcGCTTTGTTCAGACTGTAGATATGGTCCACATTCCCAGGTTCCTCAGTGTGGCTGTTATAAGCCTCTATCTGACCAAATTGCAACAGATATAGAGAATAGACACTACAGTATAATTATATGTCATCATTTATTTTTATAGAGATGAATAGAGGTGAGGTACATACACAGGGGTGGCGTGTAGTATTTGGAGAAGACCTCATCCTTGGGTCTGTCTGGGTAGAGGAACAGGAGGTGGTTGAGGTCACTGATGCGGTCAGCCAGAGAGCGGATGGAGAAGTCTTTGGCTGTGTAGGGCATGAGGTTCCACACCATCCTCTCCCCTGGAAACATAGACACACTTGTTATAGTTCCACTTGGCTATTTTTACAGACCTTCTCCGTCAAAGATGAATTTGTTGACTAATTGACTAACTGACAAAATAATGAATTGATTGATCACCGGACTGGTTGATTGTCAGTACCTGGTTTGTTGGGATTCTCAGCCACCCAGGCGATAGTGATCCCTCCGATCTCAGAGTCGCTGAAGCGGAGCAGGAAGGTCCCGTTGGGTTTGGACATCAACATGTCCTGGGCCTGCTGCTTGTTCACAAATCCCAGGATCGCCCTGTACATAGAGAacggagaaaggaagagagagagagagagagagagagagagagagagagagagagagagagtcacatagaGAACTaatctcactctcacactctctgagTGCTTGACTAATgtattatagagagagagagagaaggtagagacatctagagggagatatggagagaaggaaaacacagacagacaaatgtACAGAGAATTAAAAAGCCCAGGAGGAGGTCAGGAGGATGGCATAAGTAGGACATGAGGAGGGCATGAAGAGGATATGAGGAGGAcatgaggaggacaggaggaggacatgAGGAGGACATGAGGAGAACATGAGGAGGGCATAAGGAGGATATGAGGAGGACatgaggaggacagaaggaggacaggaggagaacatgggaaggacaggaggaggacataAGGACAGAGATAGACAAAGATACATTGTTACATACATTGTCATGCCGCCCCCTTCCCCTACAATAATTTTATCCTCTTGACCTATTACAGGTAGGGATAAATATCTCTGTGGTTGCTATGGTAAAGCCGTGTCCATTGTGGGGAGGGCCTTTTGGTAGAGGCTCGCTGAGATTAAAAAAGCAATCAAAATGTGAGGCTGCAACAGCAGGGGGGCTTAAGAGGGAAAAACACCAAGTGCACTCTATCAAGTAGACTCACTAAGAAAGCACATTACAGCTGCCATTCAAACGACAACAAAAAGAGACCTTTAGTTTAGTTAAGCCATTTTCTCTGTCCATTTTCCTGTCTACTTGGGCAGTGTGTGCACACTGCAGGCATCTCATGTTACATGAACACACAATCCAAGTCAAACCTCATTTCCACAGGTTATTCTGGAGTAGAAATTTTAGGAAtatagacatttaaaaaaatatattcttaCCCATCATTCCAGTGTGGTTTGAGATGTTTTTTTGTGAGTTCCATGACCCCATCAAACCACTGCCAGAATGTGAAATTCCTGCCAGGCAGACTCTCCTGTAGGTTAGAGGGATTGGGACATTGGGTTTGATACAGTCGATAAACAATTTGTTGTCTGTCTTTAATCGCACTAACCTCTCCTCACACATACAGAGtagctccagtttcaactgttctgcctgtggttatggaaccttgacctgttcaccggacgtgctacctgtcccagacctgctgttttcaactcagCAGGAGACaagacagcaggagaggtagagatactctgaatgatcggctatgaaaagccaactgacatttactcctgaggtgctgacctgttgcaccctcgacatccactgtgattattattatttgaccctgctggtcatctatgaacatttgaacatcattggccatgttctgttataatctccacccggcacagccagaagaggactggccaccccacatagcctggttcctctctaggtttcttcctaggttctgtcctttctagggagtttttcctagccaccgtgcttctacacctgcattgcttgctgtttggggttttaggctgggtttctgatatcagctgatgtaataagggctttataaatacatttgatttgatttagtgtagAGCAGCAATTACAatagacagtcagtcagtgagaGATTTCAGCTGACCGccttacatccatccatccagttcAGATCAGTATGACTGTTGCAGCAATGCAGAGTACACTGGGTtattgtgttggtgtgtatgtgcgtgtgtgtgtgtgtatgtggggggggggggggggggggggtaagtaaGTATGCGTGTGTGTATCAGTGAGTGAGCTCTGAGGTGCATGTTCCAGCTCCTGTTTctaggccctctctctctctaatgaggCTGAGGCTCTGtggtgaatgaggtctgaatgtGAGTGTGCTCTCTGTCATCAGTGGCTGGTTAGAGGGAGCCAATGAGGCCTGGGGCTGAATTAGCCCTTCCTGTCTTGACAAACAGGCCCATTAACAAGACCTGAGGACCTCacggccagccgactagagctcATAAAactaaatggcaccttattccccacctagtgcactacctttgaccagggccctatggtacCATTAGGGAAGCAGCCTTAGAGAGAAACACATTAGAGACTCGCTCAGCCCGAGGAGAGCAGATTTAAATGTATtgttaattgaacctttatttaactaggcaagtcagttaagaacaaattctaatttacgatgatggcctaggaacagtgggttaactgccttgttcaggggcaaaacaacagatttctaccttgtcagctcggggattcgatctagcaaccttcaggttactggcccaaagctctaactactaggctacctgctgcccccaaTGCAGATATAGTGGAATCATTACTCTGAACACGGGAAGGAACACCATCGAGGTAAACTGTGTCTGCAGTGGCACATACTCACATCTAAATAAAATATACACAAACCAGGCATGGTAAAAACTCTAAAATAGATTCCATCTGAGCATCAAATAGATGATATCACCCCTCTGCAACAACTTGTTCCTAATGCAGAGGTCAGGTCTTGTAGTCCACTGGTCAGTAGTCATGGGCTGTGTACCACATGGCACCCTACTcactacaaagtgcactacttttgatcagtgcCCATAGGGTTCTTGTCAAaagatgggccctggtcagaagtagtgcaccacataggaaACATGGTGCCATTTGAGGCCCACCCTGGTCTTACCCTGTTGAACTGGGACCAGGTCATGGTCATGCCGCGGTAGTCGTCAGGGTTGATGCTGGAGCTACTGAAGGCTTTCTGGGCCAGGAAGACCAGGTTCTCCTCTGAGAGGCCACGGTTACTCTGCACCTCCGCCTTGTACTTCATGTTGAGGGCCTCACACAGCTGGGGCCACAGCACCTTGTCAGGCACTATGAAGGGCACCCGAccctggggaggaggagaggagagagggttaaggCACCTAAACAAGGGCAACGCTAGAGCGTCCATCAAGAGAAAAACCAAACAATGTAAAGTGTTAAagacagcatcacacacacacatacacacacacatacacacacacaacacgatGATCACACTGAACTTACGGGTTCGGCAAAAGCGTTGTCCCACAGCACTGTTGCCGTGGCGTTATTGTCTTGGCTACCGTGGACGATCACCACCACAGGAAGTGATAacgtctgacagagagagagagagagagagagagagagagagagagagggaagaaaaaggTCAGGGTCATTACAAACACAACGATGTGTATCAAACACAGTATATATAAGGCAACTCATGTAAAACATGTTTCCACTTTAACctactgtacagcactttgtgttCCAACCAAACAATCCATATAATTCTGAGAAATACATGAACAAATGTGTTATGGGAGTAGGGGAGCATATATGTTTCCTATACCATTGACAATGTGAAGGTCATTTTTCTTGTGTGACATAGCTTTAACAATGATTACTACTTCTAATATGGTCACTGAAGAGGCAGGGTAAGGAACATGGTGTATTGACTGAGCCACCTTCTGCGCGTCGACGACAACTGGATGCATCTGGTTTTCATGGGAAATAGAAAGAGAGCCTGTGACGTGACTTCCTTGTTTGGACGTTAACAAGGAGACACTCagtcttaactcctcctccacatttaccggattggttgaacagtggaGAAGAGAAAACTCCCCTGACAGTTTTTCCTCTCGTCAGaaccagaaagaaagaaaggctgCTGAGGCGCTATAGGTTAGACTAGAGTCAACAGCTCACCTTGGGCTAGTCCACCACTCTGCTCATCTCTTCTTAAGCCTGTGTGTGCTGTATTGATAAGAGTTGGcaaaacaacacaaacagatctgggaccaggttatcAGTTCTTACCTTAACCTGAAAGACCAGCTCATTACCCCCGACGCTGAACTGAGACTCAAACAGAATGGTAAACTTCTCCTCTGTCACAGACTCTGCCCCTCGCCGGTCCGAGCGCTTGATCCTCTTCAAAGACTACATGAAAGAGGAGGCTTGGTCAGAGAGGAGGAtcatgagggttggggagaggacAGCACCACAGCACACAAACATCTTCTAGACTATTCACTTTGAGGAGCTGTTCTCTGATCACACATATACATGATTCCCTTTCATTCCAGGAGCagatttaaagggatacttcgggatttttgCAATGAAGCCCTTTGTCTACTTCtgcagagtcagatgaactcatgggtaccatttttatgtccctgtgtccagtatgaaggaagttagaggtagttttcaAAAGCCAAAGCACATTTACTAGCATTCTGCCTTTAACTTCATTCTggaaatagagacataaaaatggtatccacaaattcattgccaaaatcccaaagtaccCATTTAAGCCAGAGTTTACATGTAAATGATCCATGGAGGACCCTAGGGAACTCAAAACAGCATGTGGGCTGAGTAACATGCGATCTGTATGAGTATGAACATAGAATGAGAATGCAGAATCTCCAAAAGCCTCTTGGATTCCAGTTTAGCTGGGGTTTGTCTCTGAAACGAATCTTCTCTAGGTGTGGTATTACAGACTGAGACTCCCTGGTCCCATCCATCCTCACCATGTTCCTGAAGTTGGCGCTGAGTGTTCCTGTGGCCTGGTGGTACTCCATCACACAGTTGTTGTTAAGGATCTCTCCACTGCTGTCactgggagagggggaaggaagagggaggaggaggaggaggaggaagaggagaggtagatGCTTCAGCAGATGTATTAATCATAGAGTCATGAAACTTTCACAGAACATGAAGGGGAATGACTAATTTCAATTTATGTGAGGCAAGTTTTTTTCAGGATGCCAACGCTGACAATCTTGCAATATGCTACCCAAATTTGCCCCTGGGCTAGGGATAGGCTAACACGGCTATTCTTTTAGTACTAGGAAGGAAGATAACATTTATACACAAACTACTTTAGGGATCTATTAGGTGTGTGAAATGTGGGATGTGGCACGAACAAAAGTATAATCTAAATGTGGAATCTCCACTTGCTCCATAGATTCCACTGAGGCAGTAGATATCAGTGATGAGGGGGCTCTATGCTGTAACTTACTTCCTGGTGTTCTCGTTCTTGAGCAAGGCCTTCGCCTGCTGTTCACTGATGATGGTGGCCTTGACCTGCGGGGGGTTCATGTGCACATTGAGCTTCCCGCCCACTAGGAGACGCACTGTGGCGACAAACTTGGTCTGGGTTTTCAGCACCTGGGGAGGCTGCTTCTCTATGATAAAGGTGCTGGAGGGAGGgttggttggagagagagagagagagagagagagagagagagagagagagagagagagagagagagagagagagagagagagagacagacagacagacagacagacagacagacagacagacagacagacagacagacagacagacagacagacagacagacagacagacagacagacagacaggggtaggaCAAACAGATTAGAGTCAGAGGACTCTAGTGTAGCGGGTTGCTTTAAAGGGATAGTGCAACATTTTagcttacccagagtcagatgaactcatgtataccatttgtatgtctttgcatgcagtttgaaggaagttgaaggTAGATTCTGgagcaattgctaactagcgttagcccAATGACAGTAAGTCTACAGGAACAACTGCATGCAAGTTAACAATGGCTCCAGAAACTAacttcaacttccttcaaactgcacacagagtTATACAAATAGTATACATGAGTTCATCCGACTCTTGGTTAGTAGAAAAAGGGCTTGACTGAAAACATTTAGCAGTATCCCTTTAACCAACATTTCACCACAGGGATTTCTGCTCATCAAACACTACTGCCTATTACGTCTATTTGACCTGCTTTTGAAAGTTACACAGTATGCAAGCTGTCAGCTCTCAATGCTCCCACACATaaacacgcacagacagacaaacgctacacacacacaggcagcgtGATGCTCATTCATTCAGGCACAGAGGGCTTTTTAGTAGAGCACGCCGTTTGTGTTTTAGGCTTGGCTGACCGTACTCAATATGAGCAGGCAGTGATGAGATACCCTCCCTCCCCCCTAGCCTCCCTCCCAGGCGCCTGCTGGAGGTTTAGGGGGAACAGTAGAGAGGATGTGGGTGTGGTTTCGCTggagagcaggaaagagagaATTAAGAGGAGAGGAAACACCAGTGCAGTAGAATGGACTTTAAAAATAGTGTTTTTACTCTCTCAACGTTCCCCTGTATGTGGCCGAACGGACATCGTTCTGACAATGATACAGCTTCTCGGTGCATTATGGGTCTCTGTGGGGACCACAGCTGGAataaggagagagcagagggttctggGAGCAGTCAGAAGGCTTCCTGATCCAGTCAGTGAGGCTGGCGGACTGATACGGGCTGACAGACAGTGCCCCCAGGGCTACAACACTCTACcatggaactcaagctaacttTCTGAGCCTGTTAGcctttctcctcatctccccatcATTGTAGACTCTTCATCTCTAGTCTAAAACACTTTTTGTCTCTTTAGCTCTCGTATCGACCCTCTTTTGTATCCCCCTTCTTTCTTTCACTTAATGTCCTTGAAACGGttcactcctcctcttcctcgtacATTATCTTCCTCTCCTTTTCTAAACCGTTCACTCTCCctcctgttttctttctcctctcGGATCTATAGcaggcctccctctctcctcgctccatctctccctccttgtaGCGTTGAGGGTTAATGCAGGCTGACtggggttgtgtttgtgtgttcattGGCAGGTTCAGCAGGGGTTGGGAGCAGAGCTGGGCTGGGCTGCTGGAGGAACTATCAGCAGCTTGCTCCCCCTGCCCCAGAACAACCCAGCTTGGGCTCAGCAcagagtcaaacacacacacacactttgctgcTCCACAGAGTCACATAACCGGGCTCCCGTGATGTGCGGTGCTGAGTCATTTCTAATGTAATTCTGGTAATAAATGTAATCTCACGCTCTATTGGCCACATAAGGAGtctggggttgtgtcagtaggaTAGGGTTTGTATAAGGGTTCACATTGAGTGTAGTATGTTCTCCATTCAGTCCCATcagaggagatggggggggggggggggggtgtaaacaTGACTGTAGAGTAGCATATGCACTGAAGATTAGTGTGTCTATAAGAAGTTCACATTTACACACACCCACATCCAGCTCAAAGCCACTTGCACACAATCCAACACACTACAACCTATTCTCACAATACCTTGCACTTTGATACTGAACAATAACAacaacttcacacacacacacacaaacgcacgcaggtacacacacacctggtgacCAGTGCTGAGATGATGTCTGTGATGGTGCTGTTGAGGTCGTTCAGTAGCTCCTCGATGGGGCCGGGGATGGGAAGCTGTTGTCTCAGGTGTTCTGCTCTCCTGATCTGCTGCCTGTTCTGCCAGATCGTCTCTGCCAACTTCTCACAcctgaatcacacacacacacacacacacacacacacacacacacacacacacacacacacacacacacacacacacacacacacacacacacacaaaataaggTTCTCAAAATGGGCAAAGTTCAGACTCTTACAAGCTCAGACAACCAGACAGACTACAGTCTAGTTCAAAATATCCAGTTTAAGACAAGGTAGTAATTCCATGCTGGAGCGTTCACAAATAAACACATTCATTGGACCGTTGCTGATTCTATAGGATTAGCATTGAAAACGTGACCAGCGTTCAGAAAATCAAGTAATAAAGTGGTTGTAGAtcatgtgatttaaaaaaaaaatgaatagaaTGACAGGAAAACAGTCATTCTAAGTGTTTGCTAAGTAGATTGCTGAAATTCACAACGATTGTGTTTATTTTCCACTTTGATGGCAAACTTTCTGTACAGCTAACAATCACTTGTTCATATTCATATGTTTCTTGTTTGTCTATCTTTTTATGTCTGTCTACATGTTTATATATGTTTTCAACAAGCAAGGGGGAAGATATCAGAATTGGGGCATtggggaataataacatattgtacggaatacatttgtactgtagtgaagccatctctagagtaatgcaaggtctcttccatgatcatgtgaaacatgaattgctatggaaatgctgggatgtgtttttcAATGATGTTAAAGGTAATTATGATACAACTATGATGGTGATACGATATGGATTACTATTATCATCATGAACATTAAGGCTTTACACACTAcatgttattatttatttggacagcaCACATTGTAGTCTTACTCTTATACAGACATCGTACACactcactaaatcacatccaatgtcatacacatcaacctactcagatttactacacacataatatcttgtctcaattttctaacatctgtggcattgggaaTAATGTGGCATTGGGAATAAAACAAATATGCTTGAACGTATTTCTTGGATTCTACatatcagacatttgaaagctcATAATACCTCTGACGGCAGTAACTTTATAAGTACAAATTATGGTCAGtttagactgagaatagtatctagttatgataaggggtgaaataagtatagccagtgataattgtaacggtttagcagattataaaaaaagaagatcagtctttacatggctaaaagaaaagcaatataacatatactgtttacaggaaactcactctacatccttaggaaaaaggaatggggtggtgaaataattttctgtcatggacaaaggaactcaaaaggtgagatgatattaattaacaacaATGTAGATCTGAATGTGTAAACAGTCAGGAATGATTCGCAAGGAAGGTGGATCTTTTTGAATATGAATGTGGACCAAaaagagatttggctcattaatctatatggtccaaatcaggatgatccacACTTCTTCAAAAATATTTATACCAATTTATGGAACTTAGAGGCAACAAATTATTAAATCATTATGATAGGAGACTATAACAAagtgttaagtacctcaatggaccgtaaaggaaatcactctacaaactatcatcaccgtgcccttaaggaaatcacaaatattatggacacattagaaatagtgatatttggagactaaaaaccccaacctagtgagatatacatggaggagacgaCTACttccttgtctctttctctcttgcatcaaaggttaaaaaaggattaataggagacagaatgcgattGGATCATAAT includes the following:
- the LOC139421185 gene encoding signal transducer and activator of transcription 5B-like isoform X1 — encoded protein: MAVWIQAQQLQGDALHQMQSLYGQHFPIEVRHYLSQWLEGQLWDVIDLENPQEEFKAKRLLDSLIQELQNKAEHQVGEDGFLLKIKLGHYASQLKSTYDRCPLELVRCIKHILYTEQRLVREASNSSSPVGGMMDSMSQKYQQINQVFEELRLLTQDTENDLRKLQHNQEYFIIQYQESLRIQAQLTSLATLPPADRQLREPTLLSKRATVEAWLTREANTLQKYRLDLAEKHQKSLQLLRKQQTIILDDELIHWKRRQQLAGNGGPPEGGLDILQSWCEKLAETIWQNRQQIRRAEHLRQQLPIPGPIEELLNDLNSTITDIISALVTSTFIIEKQPPQVLKTQTKFVATVRLLVGGKLNVHMNPPQVKATIISEQQAKALLKNENTRNDSSGEILNNNCVMEYHQATGTLSANFRNMSLKRIKRSDRRGAESVTEEKFTILFESQFSVGGNELVFQVKTLSLPVVVIVHGSQDNNATATVLWDNAFAEPGRVPFIVPDKVLWPQLCEALNMKYKAEVQSNRGLSEENLVFLAQKAFSSSSINPDDYRGMTMTWSQFNRESLPGRNFTFWQWFDGVMELTKKHLKPHWNDGAILGFVNKQQAQDMLMSKPNGTFLLRFSDSEIGGITIAWVAENPNKPGERMVWNLMPYTAKDFSIRSLADRISDLNHLLFLYPDRPKDEVFSKYYTPPLSKAVDGYVKPQIKQVVPEFTTTNPDPAANPTYMDHGASPVVSHPPNYGIYPPMSDSMLDADGDFDLDDTMDVARHVEELLRRPMESQWSGQQS
- the LOC139421185 gene encoding signal transducer and activator of transcription 5B-like isoform X2, whose protein sequence is MAVWIQAQQLQGDALHQMQSLYGQHFPIEVRHYLSQWLEGQLWDVIDLENPQEEFKAKRLLDSLIQELQNKAEHQVGEDGFLLKIKLGHYASQLKSTYDRCPLELVRCIKHILYTEQRLVREASNSSSPVGGMMDSMSQKYQQINQVFEELRLLTQDTENDLRKLQHNQEYFIIQYQESLRIQAQLTSLATLPPADRQLREPTLLSKRATVEAWLTREANTLQKYRLDLAEKHQKSLQLLRKQQTIILDDELIHWKRRQQLAGNGGPPEGGLDILQSWCEKLAETIWQNRQQIRRAEHLRQQLPIPGPIEELLNDLNSTITDIISALVTSTFIIEKQPPQVLKTQTKFVATVRLLVGGKLNVHMNPPQVKATIISEQQAKALLKNENTRNDSSGEILNNNCVMEYHQATGTLSANFRNMSLKRIKRSDRRGAESVTEEKFTILFESQFSVGGNELVFQVKTLSLPVVVIVHGSQDNNATATVLWDNAFAEPGRVPFIVPDKVLWPQLCEALNMKYKAEVQSNRGLSEENLVFLAQKAFSSSSINPDDYRGMTMTWSQFNRESLPGRNFTFWQWFDGVMELTKKHLKPHWNDGAILGFVNKQQAQDMLMSKPNGTFLLRFSDSEIGGITIAWVAENPNKPGERMVWNLMPYTAKDFSIRSLADRISDLNHLLFLYPDRPKDEVFSKYYTPPLSKAVDGYVKPQIKQVVPE